In a single window of the Eriocheir sinensis breed Jianghai 21 chromosome 61, ASM2467909v1, whole genome shotgun sequence genome:
- the LOC126986030 gene encoding uncharacterized protein LOC126986030: protein MSETSHLFTNDQGERLTFVTSGCKFCGRVSRLIRTYGGEVVEEAGPHTVVLAPESSARQHKPSTARTLNTFSYLYVLNCVKRKELLPLKDYWVHRDPTHDDGVDLNTIMLGYFTWDGQLVRQPPKQQPSSTTASREDAGKPQEPPVKNCSVVLENIMLRGAAKGTNTSSQTKRPRRDDSRAAASRDAEEENSSNYSTNLHRDEGGEERGPASSMSTSYRPSLRHRVQDESTEEPLALTLDEEHRMMEEEEEEVQRLVTDDDDEETDVELPSLAAGDASDSRATRRHPRQNNKVRAAAARRQRDGTISEASMVIFNMGNLSGEDRTSHSDRKPRSHPRSSNSRLTTHQTYNVANSSSESRPSSDGELRIRNPSGRDRTSEHLDRKLRKVHPRRRNGRLTDHQTDNVANCSTESWPSSDRELRIRTSEHSDRNLRKAQRGRNGRLADHKTDNVANTSSESQVTKEEVRIRNANGLDRASAHSGRKAHPRRRNGRLTNHQTESVASDSDSSSSESQHASEEELRIRKQKRRKRRRYHPAIEEDEEEEEEPVLRNIQPRVQLTPVANTKLSKEAESKRTRRECRVDAGSSSETRWEEKTPKIPHVYVGKRWMGSDPAKDRGRQTTTERQTRAASSHPGPSGNPAPSASRGSWMSLPTVSTSSETSSQNNCPLFKSPSAPVAERQPPKQQPSSTTASREDAGKPQESPVKNCSVVLENIMLRGAAKGTNTSSISQTKPPRRYDSRAAASRDAEEENSSVYSTNLHRDEGGEERGPASSMPTSYRPSLRHRVQDESTEEPLTLTLDEEHRMMEEEEEEVQRLVTDDDDDEETDVELPSLAAGDASDSRATRRHPRQNNKVRAAAARRQRDGTISEASMVIFNMGNLSGQDRTSHSDRKPRSHPRSSNSRLTTHQTYNVANSSSESQPSSDGELRVRNPSGRDRTSERLDRKLRKVHPRRRNGRLTDHQTESVTIDSDSSSSESQHASEEELRIRKQKRRKRRRYHPAIEEDEEEEEEPVLRNIQPRVQLTPVANTKLSKEAESKRTRRECRVDAGSSSETRWEEITPKIPHVYVGKRWMGSNPAKDRGRQTTTDRQTRAASSHPGPSGNPAPSASRGSWMSLPTVSTSSETSSQNNCPLFKSPSAPVAERKGNYRIDEDVDILKYIISNQGHDLVGGRAFWQEMEGNMGHRRTWQSLKERYRMRILPNLMSYKRHGLDPSDLRQLGGTMEVAKKGLKKRMFRTEFTLDDDLLILKFISKNHRYGDVGGLLLWQEMENRCPMLASHPFSSLKTRFMKKILPNITAYNLTDDEVYQFQNRSRLREHQKEGEKKKQHVPRYTRRRVLPSERKSAAKTSTRHITKKAKHQDIMNTGSENSDKEESQSEDSTYALNTPLNHIDKLEKRIHKRALSQNETQELLQDRPAQRPDTDTHPTDTPQQSSQGPAKPQRKRLLVVDNVMELSPKTPFRYDSIDRTAIHRRKKELSEAHTDTATHTTKQRMKKQESEARITAIHTTVQRSKSQQSEAHESTTKQLSEAHKNTTTHTTLHRTKKESEAHKKQGPRGVMEEEEEEQEEDESSQDKPEVQRRKRQSEEHKNQGPRGVVEEEEDEQEEDESSQDKPEVQRRKRQSEEHKNQGSRGVVEESSQDEPREKMGKIVHEAEVHREMADEDSPQRVNTREKSPLTTSTLQEEMEEETENLQLPEVTPQKTMRENSSLTIPTPQKEKEQQTENLQLPEVTPQKTMREDSSLTIPTPQKEKEQETENLQLPEVTPQKTTREKSSLTIPTPQEEMEEQTENLQLLEEIIEETEEEREVMALENEAAVLEKLLNEKELSEEDEMSPGEEELEVHILNPADKTHIAGLEEKMGTQEGRVTHESHTPQGTHFSPVIPCLRLTYPHPKSPSAGESALTTHASTHTTPPPHHQGLAPPAPAPPPHQCSPSTPPPHLSPVPPLPHQHHSPLTAPLLSPATPLPHHSLIASPLHLSPSTPIPPHHSPAKVPLLSPSTPHPHHHTPATPPPPHLSPSTPPLHLSPSPPPPLHLSPSPTPPPQHHTPITPPALLPQHSKTSPTPLPTTPS from the exons ATGTCTGAAACGAGCCATTTATTCACTAACGACCAGGGGGAGCGGCTCACCTTCGTCACCAGCGGCTGTAAATTCTGCGGCAGGGTTTCAAGGCTAATCAGG ACATatgggggtgaggtggtggaggaggcggggCCCCACACCGTAGTGCTGGCGCCGGAGAGCTCAGCGAGGCAGCACAAGCCGTCCACCGCCAGGACGCTCAACACCTTCAGCTACCTCTACGTCCTGAACTGTGTCAAGCGCAAGGAGCTGCTGCCACTCAAGGACTACTG GGTGCACAGGGACCCGACGCATGATGACGGCGTCGACCTGAATACCATCATGCTCGGGTACTTCACCTGGGATGGCCAACTTGTCAG GCAACCACCGAAACAGCAGCCTTCCTCCACAACAGCAAGTAGGGAGGATGCAGGGAAGCCACAAGAACCCCCAGTCAAGAACTGTTCTGTTGTGCTGGAGAACATAATGCTTCGAGGTGCTGCCAAAGGAACCAACACCTCCAGCCAGACGAAACGCCCTCGCCGGGATGACAGCCGTGCCGCAGCCTCCCGTGACGCAGAGGAAGAAAACAGTTCAAACTACTCAACAAACTTACACAGagacgagggaggggaagagagaggcccTGCTTCCTCAATGTCTACTTCTTACCGTCCTTCTTTGAGGCATAGAGTACAAGATGAGTCAACTGAGGAGCCCCTGGCCCTCACCTTAGACGAAGAACacaggatgatggaggaggaggaggaggaggtgcagagaTTAgtgacagatgatgatgatgaagaaactgaTGTAGAACTTCCCAGTCTAGCCGCTGGTGATGCCTCAGACAGCAGGGCCACAAGACGACATCCACGGCAGAACAACAAAGTGCGTGCTGCTGCTGCCCGCCGCCAGAGGGACGGGACCATCAGCGAGGCATCAATGGTCATCTTCAACATGGGCAATCTCAGTGGAGAGGACAGGACCTCACACTCGGACAGGAAGCCTAGGAGTCACCCAAGGAGTTCAAACAGCAGACTGACAACTCACCAAACATATAACGTAGCCAACAGCAGTAGTGAAAGTCGGCCTTCTAGCGACGGGGAACTCAGAATCAGGAACCCCAGTGGACGGGACAGGACCTCCGAACACTTGGACAGGAAGCTCAGGAAGGTTCACCCAAGGAGGAGAAACGGCAGGCTGACAGATCACCAGACAGATAATGTAGCCAACTGCAGCACCGAAAGTTGGCCCTCTAGCGACAGGGAACTCAGAATCAGGACCTCTGAACACTCAGACAGGAACCTCAGGAAGGCTCAAAGGGGGAGAAATGGCAGGCTGGCAGATCACAAGACAGATAACGTAGCCAACACCAGCAGCGAAAGTCAGGTCACCAAGGAAGAGGTCAGAATCAGGAACGCCAACGGACTGGACAGAGCCTCCGCACACTCTGGCAGGAAGGCTCATCCAAGGAGGAGAAACGGCAGGCTGACAAATCACCAGACAGAGAGCGTGGCCAGCGACAGCGACAGCAGCAGCAGTGAAAGTCAGCACGCCAGCGAGGAAGAGCTCAGAAtcaggaaacagaaaagaaggaagaggaggcgctaCCATCCAGCgattgaggaggacgaggaggaggaggaggagcctgtcTTGAGGAATATTCAGCCAAGGGTTCAGCTGACCCCCGTTGCCAATACCAAGCTGTCCAAGGAAGCAGAGAGCAAACGAACTCGCCGTGAATGTAGAGTGGATGCCGGGAGTTCCTCTGAGACTAGATGGGAGGAAAAAACTCCCAAAATCCCTCATGTTTATGTTGGAAAGAGGTGGATGGGCAGTGACCCAGCGAAGGATCGGGGAAGGCAAACCACCACAGAGAGACAAACAAGGGCTGCATCATCTCATCCAGGGCCAAGCGGCAACCCAGCTCCGTCAGCCTCCCGGGGAAGTTGGATGAGCCTGCCCACTGTAAGCACCTCCTCCGAGACCTCAAGCCAGAATAACTGCCCCCTGTTCAAGAGTCCCAGTGCCCCTGTTGCAGAGag GCAACCACCGAAGCAGCAGCCTTCCTCCACAACAGCAAGTAGGGAGGATGCAGGGAAGCCACAAGAATCCCCAGTCAAGAACTGTTCTGTTGTGCTGGAGAACATAATGCTTCGAGGTGCTGCCAAAGGAACCAACACCTCCAGCATCAGCCAGACGAAACCCCCTCGCCGGTATGACAGCCGTGCCGCAGCCTCCCGTGACGCAGAGGAAGAAAACAGTTCAGTCTACTCAACAAACTTACACAGagacgagggaggggaagagagaggcccTGCTTCCTCTATGCCTACTTCTTACCGTCCTTCTTTGAGGCATAGAGTACAAGATGAGTCAACTGAGGAGCCCCTGACCCTCACCTTAGACGAAGAACacaggatgatggaggaggaggaggaggaggtgcagagaTTAgtgacagatgatgatgatgatgaagaaactgaTGTAGAACTTCCCAGTCTAGCCGCTGGTGATGCCTCAGACAGCAGGGCCACAAGACGACATCCACGGCAGAACAACAAAGTGCGTGCTGCCGCTGCCCGCCGCCAGAGGGACGGGACCATCAGCGAGGCATCAATGGTCATCTTCAACATGGGCAACCTCAGTGGACAGGACAGGACCTCACACTCGGACAGGAAGCCTAGGAGTCACCCAAGGAGTTCAAACAGCAGACTGACAACTCACCAAACATATAACGTAGCCAACAGCAGTAGTGAAAGTCAGCCCTCTAGTGACGGGGAACTCAGAGTCAGGAACCCCAGTGGACGGGACAGGACCTCCGAACGCTTGGACAGGAAGCTCAGGAAGGTTCACCCAAGGAGGAGAAACGGCAGGCTGACAGATCACCAGACAGAGAGCGTGACCATCGACagcgacagcagcagcagcgaaaGTCAG CACGCCAGCGAGGAAGAGCTCAGAAtcaggaaacagaaaagaaggaagaggaggcgctaCCATCCAGCgattgaggaggacgaggaggaggaggaggagcctgtcTTGAGGAATATTCAGCCAAGGGTTCAGCTGACCCCCGTTGCCAATACCAAGCTGTCCAAGGAAGCAGAGAGCAAACGAACTCGCCGTGAATGTAGAGTGGACGCCGGGAGTTCCTCTGAGACTAGATGGGAGGAAATAACTCCCAAAATCCCTCATGTTTATGTTGGAAAGAGGTGGATGGGCAGCAACCCAGCGAAGGATCGTGGAAGGCAAACcaccacagacagacaaacaagggcTGCATCATCTCATCCAGGGCCAAGCGGCAACCCAGCTCCATCAGCCTCCCGGGGAAGTTGGATGAGCCTGCCCACTGTAAGCACCTCCTCTGAGACCTCAAGCCAGAATAACTGCCCCCTGTTCAAGAGTCCCAGTGCCCCTGTCGCAGAGag GAAGGGGAACTACAGGATTGATGAAGATGTGGACATCCTGAAGTACATCATCAGTAACCAAGGCCATGATCTTGTGGGTGGACGGGCGTTCTGGCAGGAGATGGAGGGGAACATGGGTCACA GACGAACATGGCAGAGTCTGAAGGAACGCTATCGAATGCGCATCTTGCCCAACCTCATGAGCTACAAGCGGCACGGCCTTGACCCCAGTGACTTGAGGCAGCTGGGGGGCACGATGGAGGTGGCCAAGAAAG GGTTGAAGAAGAGGATGTTCAGGACAGAGTTCACGCTGGACGATGACCTGCTCATCCTCAAATTCATCTCCAAAAACCACCGATATGGAGAC GTCGGTGGGTTGCTTCTGTGGCAGGAGATGGAGAATCGGTGTCCCATGCTAGCCAGCCACCCATTCTCCAGCCTCAAGACCAGGTTTATGAAGAAGATCCTGCCCAACATCACTGCCTACAACCTTACCGATGATGAGGTGTACCAATTCCAGAACAGAAGTA GGCTGAGAGAGCaccagaaggagggagaaaagaagaaacaacacGTGCCCAGATACACCAGAAGAAGAGTGTTACCCTCAGAAAGGAAATCTGCAGCTAAGACATCCACTAGACACATCACCAAGAAGGCCAAACATCAGGACATCATGAATACAGGCTCAGAAAACTCCGACAAAGAGGAATCCCAAAGTGAGGACTCCACATACGCTCTCAACACTCCACTCAACCACATAGACAAGCTTGAAAAACGAATCCACAAAAGAGCGCTCTCTCAGAATGAAACGCAGGAGCTTCTTCAAGACCGTCCCGCGCAACGACCGGACACAGACACCCACCCAACCGACACCCCTCAGCAGTCCTCTCAGGGCCCCGCAAAGCCACAGAGGAAGAGGCTGCTAGTGGTGGATAATGTTATGGAGTTGTCTCCCAAAACTCCCTTCCGATATGACTCCATTGACCGCACAGCCATacacaggaggaagaaagaattgtCTGAGGCACATACAGACACTGCTACCCACACTACAAAACAGAGGATGAAAAAGCAAGAATCTGAGGCACGTATCACTGCCATCCACACTACAGTACAGCGGTCAAAAAGCCAACAGTCTGAGGCCCATGAGAGCACTACCAAACAACTCTCTGAAGCACATAAGAACACAACGACGCACACCACTCTACACAGGACGAAGAAGGAGTCTGAGGCACACAAGAAACAGGGCCCAAgaggtgtgatggaggaggaagaggaagagcaggaggaagacgaaagcTCACAGGACAAACCAGAAGtacaaaggaggaaaagacagtcTGAGGAACACAAGAATCAGGGCCCAAgag gtgtggtggaggaggaagaggacgagcaggaggaagacgaaagcTCACAGGACAAACCAGAAGtacaaaggaggaaaagacagtcTGAGGAACACAAGAATCAGGGCTCAAGAGGTGTGGTGGAGGAGAGCTCTCAAGATGAACcaagagagaaaatggggaagataGTCCACGAGGCAGAGGTACACAGAGAGATGGCAGATGAAGACTCACCACAGAGAGTAAACACTAGAGAGAAGAGCCCCTTAACCACCTCAACACtacaggaggagatggaagaggagacggagaactTGCAACTCCCAGAAGTCACGCCACAGAAGACCATGAGAGAGAACAGCTCCTTAACCATCCCAACAccacagaaggagaaggaacagcagACGGAGAACTTGCAACTCCCAGAAGTCACGCCACAGAAGACCATGAGAGAGGACAGCTCCTTAACCATCCCAACAccacagaaggagaaggaacaggagacagAGAACTTGCAGCTGCCAGAAGTCACGCCACAGAAGACCACGAGAGAGAAGAGCTCCTTAACCATCCCAACACcacaggaggagatggaagagcagACAGAGAACTTGCAACTGCTGGAAGAGATCATCGAAGAGACCGAAGAGGAGCGAGAAGTTATGGCGCTGGAAAACGAGGCGGCAGTACTCGAAAAGTTGTTAAATGAGAAGGAACTGTCGGAAGAGGATGAAATGAGCCCAGGGGAGGAAGAGCTGGAGGTCCACATACTAAACCCCGCTGATAAGACTCACATAGCAGGACTAGAAGAGAAGATGGGGacacaggaaggaagggtaaCACATGAATCACACACCCCACAAGGCACTCACTTCTCCCCAGTCATCCCCTGTCTCCGCCTCACATATCCTCACCCCAAGTCACCCTCTGCAGGAGAGAGCGCCCTCACCACCCATGCCAGCACCCACACCAcaccccctccccaccatcaAGGCCttgcaccaccagcaccagcaccccCTCCCCACCAATGCAGCCCCTCcacaccccctccccacctcagCCCTGTACCACCCCTTCCGCACCAGCACCACAGCCCTTTGACAGCCCCTCTCCTCAGTCCTGCAACACCCCTTCCTCACCACAGCCTTATAGCATCCCCTCTCCACCTCAGCCCTTCAACACCTATCCCTCCCCACCACAGCCCTGCAAAAGTCCCCCTACTCAGCCCTTCAAcaccccatccccaccaccacacccctgcaacaccaccccctccccacctcagTCCGTCAACACCCCCTCTTCACCTcagcccttccccaccaccccctcTCCACCTCAGCCCTTCACCAACACCCCCTCCCCAGCACCACACCCCTATAACACCCCCAGCACTCCTTCCCCAACACAGCAAAACTTCACCAACACCCCTCCCCACCACA cCCAGCtaa